One genomic segment of Chitinophaga parva includes these proteins:
- a CDS encoding glycerophosphodiester phosphodiesterase family protein, with the protein MRSLLLSLCIAGMLLTPADKIIDDFYHHPEHILVSAHRADHAHSPENSLGAIRAAIRAGIDIVELDVRETKDGQLVLMHDSKVDRTTTGKGKVEDLTYAQLGGLFLKLGDTLATAERIPTFEAALLAAKDRIMIDIDFKAETESARTSVYKLVAKYGMQKQVLFFVYDVADIAPALALDSTLPVMPRVHNAREVEQVLQMRHFPVLHVDDSFYSDSLMATIRNAHVRVWANALGDYDDMEEVRPGSGFDALCKKQQINVIQTNYPEALLAYLRKHGKHR; encoded by the coding sequence ATGCGTAGTTTACTCCTGTCACTTTGCATTGCGGGTATGTTGCTAACGCCTGCAGACAAGATCATCGACGACTTCTATCATCACCCGGAGCACATCCTGGTATCGGCCCACCGGGCAGACCATGCACACTCGCCGGAAAATTCCCTGGGTGCCATCCGCGCCGCCATCAGGGCTGGTATAGACATCGTAGAGCTGGACGTGAGGGAAACAAAGGATGGGCAGCTGGTATTGATGCACGACAGTAAAGTAGACCGCACCACCACGGGTAAAGGCAAGGTGGAAGACCTTACCTACGCGCAACTGGGCGGGCTTTTCCTGAAACTGGGCGATACGCTGGCTACGGCAGAGCGTATCCCCACTTTTGAAGCCGCGCTGCTGGCCGCTAAGGACCGCATTATGATCGATATTGATTTTAAAGCGGAAACGGAAAGCGCCCGCACCTCCGTGTACAAGCTGGTGGCAAAATATGGTATGCAAAAGCAGGTGCTCTTCTTCGTGTATGATGTGGCAGATATAGCCCCGGCCCTGGCGCTGGACTCCACGCTGCCTGTTATGCCCCGCGTGCACAACGCGCGGGAAGTGGAACAGGTACTGCAAATGCGGCATTTTCCTGTGCTGCACGTGGATGACAGTTTTTACAGCGATAGCCTGATGGCCACCATCCGTAACGCACACGTAAGGGTGTGGGCCAATGCACTGGGCGATTATGATGACATGGAGGAAGTGCGCCCCGGCAGTGGCTTTGATGCGCTTTGCAAAAAGCAGCAGATCAACGTGATCCAAACCAACTATCCCGAAGCGTTACTGGCTTACCTGCGTAAGCATGGCAAGCACCGGTAA
- a CDS encoding SusD/RagB family nutrient-binding outer membrane lipoprotein, translated as MRKLLITISIIGGSLLLGACRKDFVKINTDPNTATSLNPQYLLSTVLVNSAYTYQDDAYMDKPGEAGRYFTKVRNEADDLFGWSSVTWDGYYNTLSLNYQLYNFAKTQHQGQYMAVSEILRAFNFSRITDLYGDCPYSEALQLKENANVHPRYDAQQDIYTDLLKRLTAANDSLANATLDVDKTYDIMYGGNLLKWRKFANALHLRLLMRISSKDKTAFTQMQDMLNDASRFPLFTTFEEEACIPYLGKTKSDSWPGGNLVNSVTETQKYKPSKELVDALLSLNDPRLPVWIAPVEQATGYTVDGNKYVGVPNAIPAPYDYNGGEAHISELAPLFFSNADPLLKASLMTYAEQCFILAEAAQQGGVTVKGETAQTLYEKGIRGSMGAYKIDGAAQDSYLKQPGVAYDGTLKQLIQQKWIAGFMKGFEGWFDNRRTGLPAFTLGPLSALRTIPARYLYPTLETSLNADNYNKAVATQGADKTTTLMWYLKK; from the coding sequence ATGAGAAAGTTACTCATTACAATATCGATTATCGGCGGCTCGCTTTTGCTGGGCGCCTGCCGCAAGGATTTCGTGAAGATCAATACAGATCCTAACACGGCCACCTCGCTGAACCCGCAGTACTTGCTGTCTACCGTGCTGGTAAACAGCGCCTACACTTACCAGGACGATGCCTACATGGACAAACCCGGTGAAGCCGGCCGTTATTTCACCAAAGTACGCAACGAGGCAGATGACCTCTTTGGCTGGTCTTCCGTAACCTGGGATGGCTATTACAATACGCTGTCACTTAACTACCAACTGTACAACTTTGCCAAAACGCAGCACCAGGGCCAGTATATGGCGGTGTCTGAAATTCTCCGCGCATTCAATTTTTCCCGCATCACAGACCTGTATGGCGATTGCCCTTACAGTGAAGCGCTGCAGCTGAAAGAGAACGCCAATGTGCATCCCAGGTATGATGCGCAACAGGATATCTACACAGACCTGTTGAAAAGGCTCACGGCGGCCAATGACAGCCTGGCCAATGCCACCCTGGACGTGGACAAGACCTACGATATCATGTATGGTGGCAACCTCCTGAAATGGAGGAAATTTGCCAACGCGCTGCACCTGCGCCTGCTGATGCGTATCTCTTCCAAAGATAAGACCGCATTTACCCAGATGCAGGACATGCTGAACGATGCCAGCCGCTTCCCGCTCTTTACCACGTTTGAAGAAGAGGCCTGCATTCCTTACCTCGGCAAAACCAAGTCTGACAGCTGGCCTGGCGGCAACCTGGTGAACAGTGTAACAGAAACGCAGAAATACAAGCCCAGTAAAGAACTGGTGGACGCGCTGCTGTCATTGAATGATCCCCGCCTGCCGGTATGGATTGCCCCGGTAGAACAGGCCACCGGCTATACAGTGGACGGTAACAAATATGTAGGCGTACCAAACGCCATCCCCGCCCCGTATGATTACAATGGGGGTGAGGCGCATATCTCTGAACTGGCGCCGCTGTTCTTCAGCAATGCAGATCCCCTGCTGAAAGCCAGCCTGATGACCTACGCAGAACAATGCTTTATCCTCGCAGAAGCAGCGCAGCAAGGTGGCGTAACGGTAAAAGGTGAAACCGCGCAAACGCTGTATGAGAAAGGTATCAGGGGTTCCATGGGTGCTTACAAGATTGACGGTGCCGCCCAGGACAGCTACCTGAAGCAACCGGGCGTAGCGTATGATGGCACACTGAAGCAGCTCATCCAGCAAAAATGGATTGCCGGGTTTATGAAGGGCTTTGAAGGCTGGTTTGATAACCGCCGTACCGGGCTGCCCGCCTTTACACTGGGCCCGCTCAGTGCCCTCCGCACCATTCCTGCGCGTTACCTGTATCCTACGCTGGAAACATCGTTGAATGCGGATAACTACAACAAAGCTGTAGCTACCCAGGGTGCGGATAAGACAACAACTTTAATGTGGTACCTGAAAAAATAA
- a CDS encoding RNA polymerase sigma factor, with protein MRGKAIEPGSEHQHWERFCKGDRAAFDTIYHTYFPQLFQYCIRFTTDRAFIQDVLQDFFFQLFTKPPRHTAIQHLKSYLLVSVRRQLLRSLARAGDEHQELAGNEDAYTFHLELAADDQLISREQSHLRQVAMQGLLHQLTPRQREAVYLYFYENESYDSIAEILQLKEVKYARTLIYRALDEMRELVARSGALGALMRS; from the coding sequence ATGCGAGGAAAGGCAATTGAACCAGGCAGTGAACACCAGCACTGGGAGCGGTTTTGCAAAGGTGACCGCGCCGCCTTCGATACTATTTATCATACCTACTTCCCCCAGTTATTCCAATACTGCATCCGCTTCACCACAGACCGTGCCTTTATACAGGACGTGCTCCAGGACTTTTTCTTCCAGCTTTTTACCAAACCTCCCCGCCACACCGCCATACAACACCTAAAAAGTTACCTGCTGGTTTCCGTGCGGCGCCAGCTGCTGCGCAGTCTTGCCAGGGCAGGGGATGAGCACCAGGAACTGGCGGGAAATGAAGACGCCTACACCTTTCACCTGGAACTGGCAGCAGACGACCAGCTGATCTCCCGGGAACAATCCCACCTGCGCCAGGTGGCCATGCAAGGCCTGCTGCATCAGCTTACACCCCGTCAGCGGGAGGCCGTTTACCTTTATTTCTATGAGAACGAAAGCTATGATTCCATCGCGGAAATACTGCAACTCAAGGAAGTGAAATACGCGCGCACCCTCATTTACCGGGCCCTGGATGAAATGCGGGAACTGGTGGCGCGCAGTGGCGCCCTGGGCGCATTGATGCGCTCTTAA
- a CDS encoding SusC/RagA family TonB-linked outer membrane protein produces MQIKMNRALVLAGMLLLELPRVQATGTPASRLYASSLTYNDVIALSEALEKIQQSCHVNFNYSNAVVANKFIPAAALPEGNNFNEANLSSALKPLGLALVKLAGSDYAIRPVVKMNVTNPNEYTFVDHKVSGIITSDKGEPVPGAVITNKTTGKSVITDAEGRYTIDVDNAETVLTVHCIGFVARDLKAGTSSMLNAQLMTDVRNLSSVVVTALGIKRSEKSVGYAMTTLDGSKVNTVKDVNVANGLSGKVAGLEIRSVSSDPGAAVMVTIRGNSSLNGEKRPLFVVDGVPINSTNLGAKAPVGQVVVDYGSPISDVNPDDIASISVLKGGAAAALYGSRGANGVILITTKSGNGGKKGLDVDVNFSALYDQAWQFPEFQNEFGAGDATDAVDPTNTLSTASWGPRLDQGTKHLQWNSPTDKDGNLVATDWISYPNRVKDYFQTGSTYTSNVAVNGKDFRLSYTNMSNKGITPNTDLTRNTLNLAASRDLNKNIRVSSNIAYANNHSNNRPTFNRGSAESIVYTMPANINTKLLKNYWQPGLEGLQQFSQDLGSTDNPYFVAHELTNGYERNRITGDVQVNINLTQDLTLMGRTGLDYYNQTEESKRAFSAVQNKLGGYYIGGSTFMEQNTDFLLTYKKTLNSDWAFNVSAGANHMNTKTTVTSQSAGSLVVPGLYNISNGAAGTIANLSKLYKKQINSIYGMGELSFRNYAFLNLTARNDYSSSLPIENDSYFYPSASLSVVLTDMLHLHSNVLSFAKARVNWSRIGDDTDPYQLNNSYVFMSPDWGNVKLGNMNNTVLSNHNLKPEILSSKEYGLDLRFFDGRITLDAAYYDADRRNQIMNIPVTGTTGYSAMLVNAGEIRNRGWEISLGGTPVNKQLIWDAHVNFTRNRNMVVALRDDVPSYLRGSAEGVQYQIKAGRPLGDFYGRTWTTVPDGPYKGKELLDNTGHSQQTNDFVRVGNYNADYMVGITNTFTYKHFTLNTLIDWRQGGQFFSYVYMNLLSDGRTTNTLKGRDAAHGGLAWNDGTNDRHDGMIEDGYIDNGDGTYVKNTNITDPESYYGDYYWKMHARNTFSATYVKLREVSLTYQFSKSQLGRLPVNNLSLAFIARNLFSWTAAGKGYDPETSMTITNGGITPGTTSWTLPYTRSYGVKLGVNF; encoded by the coding sequence ATGCAGATCAAAATGAACAGGGCACTGGTCCTGGCGGGCATGCTATTGCTTGAGCTCCCGCGGGTACAGGCCACAGGGACCCCTGCCAGCAGGCTGTATGCCAGCTCCCTTACCTACAATGACGTAATTGCGCTCAGCGAGGCGCTGGAAAAGATCCAGCAATCCTGCCACGTGAATTTCAATTACAGCAACGCGGTGGTGGCCAATAAATTTATCCCGGCCGCCGCATTGCCGGAAGGCAACAACTTTAATGAGGCCAACTTGTCCAGCGCACTGAAACCATTGGGCCTTGCCCTGGTAAAGCTGGCCGGGAGCGACTATGCGATCCGTCCCGTTGTCAAGATGAACGTGACTAACCCAAACGAATACACGTTCGTGGATCACAAAGTGAGCGGCATCATTACCAGCGACAAGGGCGAACCGGTCCCCGGCGCGGTGATCACGAACAAGACCACCGGCAAATCGGTGATCACAGATGCGGAAGGCCGCTACACCATTGATGTGGACAATGCAGAAACGGTGCTGACGGTACATTGCATCGGCTTTGTTGCCCGCGACCTGAAAGCCGGCACTTCCAGCATGCTGAATGCGCAGCTGATGACGGATGTAAGGAACCTGTCGTCTGTAGTGGTGACAGCATTGGGTATCAAGCGTTCTGAAAAGTCTGTAGGCTATGCCATGACCACGCTGGACGGCTCTAAAGTAAATACGGTAAAAGATGTGAACGTAGCCAATGGGCTGTCCGGCAAAGTGGCGGGCCTGGAGATCCGCTCGGTAAGCTCCGATCCTGGTGCGGCCGTGATGGTGACCATCCGCGGCAACTCTTCACTGAACGGTGAAAAGCGCCCCCTCTTTGTAGTAGACGGTGTGCCCATCAACTCTACCAACCTGGGTGCCAAGGCGCCCGTAGGACAGGTAGTAGTGGATTATGGTAGCCCCATCTCCGACGTTAACCCGGACGATATTGCCTCCATTTCCGTGCTGAAAGGCGGTGCTGCTGCTGCATTGTATGGCAGCCGTGGTGCTAATGGTGTGATCCTCATCACCACCAAAAGTGGCAACGGCGGCAAGAAAGGACTGGATGTGGATGTGAACTTCTCCGCCCTGTACGACCAGGCCTGGCAGTTTCCCGAGTTTCAAAACGAATTTGGTGCAGGCGATGCTACCGATGCAGTAGACCCCACCAACACGCTCTCCACCGCTTCCTGGGGCCCCCGCCTGGACCAGGGCACCAAGCACCTGCAATGGAACAGCCCTACCGATAAGGATGGCAACCTGGTAGCCACCGACTGGATCTCTTACCCTAACCGGGTGAAGGATTATTTCCAGACCGGCTCTACCTACACCAGCAATGTGGCGGTGAATGGGAAGGACTTCCGTTTGTCTTACACCAACATGTCTAACAAAGGCATTACCCCTAATACAGACCTCACCCGTAATACGCTGAACCTGGCCGCCTCCCGCGATCTTAACAAGAATATCCGCGTGAGCTCCAACATAGCCTATGCAAACAATCACAGTAACAACCGGCCCACGTTCAACCGTGGAAGCGCGGAATCTATTGTGTATACCATGCCTGCCAACATTAACACCAAACTGCTGAAAAACTACTGGCAGCCCGGATTGGAAGGCCTGCAGCAGTTTTCACAGGACCTGGGCAGCACGGACAACCCGTATTTCGTAGCACATGAACTAACGAACGGGTATGAACGTAACCGCATTACAGGCGATGTGCAGGTGAACATTAACCTCACCCAGGACCTGACCCTGATGGGCCGCACCGGGCTGGATTACTACAACCAGACGGAAGAAAGCAAGCGTGCCTTCTCCGCGGTGCAGAACAAGCTGGGTGGCTATTACATTGGCGGCAGCACTTTCATGGAGCAGAACACAGACTTCCTGCTGACCTATAAGAAAACACTGAACAGTGACTGGGCCTTCAACGTGTCTGCCGGTGCAAACCATATGAACACCAAGACCACCGTCACTTCACAGAGTGCGGGATCGCTGGTAGTACCGGGGCTGTACAATATCAGCAATGGCGCCGCCGGTACCATTGCCAACCTGTCCAAGCTGTATAAGAAACAGATCAACAGTATCTATGGCATGGGTGAGCTGAGCTTCCGCAACTATGCTTTCCTGAACCTGACCGCGCGCAACGACTACAGCAGCTCCCTGCCGATAGAGAACGACTCTTACTTTTATCCTTCCGCCTCTTTATCTGTAGTGCTCACGGATATGCTGCACCTGCACAGCAATGTGCTGTCTTTTGCAAAGGCCCGTGTAAACTGGTCCCGCATTGGTGATGACACAGATCCTTACCAGCTGAACAACAGCTACGTGTTTATGTCGCCGGACTGGGGCAATGTGAAGCTGGGGAATATGAACAATACGGTCCTGAGCAATCATAACCTGAAACCGGAGATCCTGAGTTCCAAGGAATATGGGCTGGACCTGCGTTTCTTTGATGGCCGCATTACCCTGGACGCTGCATACTATGATGCAGACCGCCGTAACCAGATCATGAACATCCCGGTAACGGGAACTACCGGTTACAGCGCCATGCTGGTAAATGCCGGCGAGATCCGCAACCGTGGCTGGGAGATCAGCCTGGGAGGTACGCCGGTAAACAAGCAGCTGATCTGGGACGCGCATGTGAACTTTACCCGCAACCGCAACATGGTGGTGGCTTTGAGGGATGATGTACCCAGCTATCTGCGTGGCTCCGCGGAAGGCGTGCAGTACCAGATCAAGGCAGGCCGCCCGCTGGGCGATTTTTATGGCCGCACATGGACCACGGTACCGGATGGGCCCTACAAAGGGAAAGAGTTGTTGGACAATACCGGCCACTCCCAGCAAACGAATGACTTTGTGCGTGTGGGTAACTACAATGCTGATTACATGGTGGGCATCACCAATACCTTTACCTACAAACACTTTACCCTGAACACGCTGATAGACTGGCGCCAGGGCGGCCAGTTTTTCTCCTACGTGTACATGAACCTCCTGTCTGACGGCCGCACCACCAATACCCTCAAAGGCCGTGATGCTGCCCATGGTGGCCTGGCCTGGAATGATGGCACCAATGACCGCCATGACGGTATGATAGAAGACGGGTACATTGACAATGGTGATGGCACGTATGTAAAGAACACCAACATCACAGACCCGGAAAGCTACTATGGCGACTACTACTGGAAAATGCATGCCCGCAACACTTTCAGCGCCACCTATGTAAAGCTGCGTGAAGTGAGCCTCACTTACCAGTTCAGCAAATCACAGCTGGGCCGCCTGCCGGTGAATAACCTTTCCCTGGCTTTCATTGCACGCAACCTCTTTAGCTGGACCGCAGCGGGCAAAGGCTATGATCCCGAAACCTCCATGACCATTACCAATGGCGGCATTACGCCCGGTACCACCAGCTGGACGCTGCCCTACACCCGTTCTTACGGCGTGAAACTCGGCGTTAATTTCTAA
- a CDS encoding FecR family protein, translated as MREGIRLQARLLITVTQKMHDHQYTTAGLMMDESFRAWIYNTDAGAVKQWEQWLMVHPDQHGLVTEAKALLLHMQVKPALPTVEEVNAVKQRLDAMLDARKKGGRMVGLRKWAAVAAAAMLVMGMMTYYFLEGQDMQVTDYAHLRTVTLPDGSTVLMNAHSNIRFKKHWFSWKEREVWLDGEAFFTVTKKPAGFHPKFVVHANGLDINVVGTEFNVYSRRNRVDVVLEQGKVVANTTAKDAPVLHFEMRPGQWLELKDNKLAAKEVDPGQYGQWRHERLSFNNRPISEIIQVLEDNYGYDVQWKSAHSQDETFTGSCRANNAPLLLQAIASAFDMRVTIHDKTVVFE; from the coding sequence TTGCGTGAGGGCATCCGCCTGCAAGCCCGCCTCTTAATAACAGTAACACAGAAAATGCACGATCACCAATATACAACTGCCGGTTTGATGATGGACGAAAGCTTCCGCGCCTGGATATATAATACAGACGCTGGGGCGGTAAAGCAATGGGAGCAATGGCTGATGGTGCACCCGGACCAACACGGCCTGGTGACGGAAGCAAAGGCCCTGTTGCTACATATGCAGGTAAAGCCTGCACTGCCCACCGTGGAAGAGGTGAACGCCGTGAAGCAAAGACTGGACGCGATGCTGGACGCCCGGAAAAAGGGCGGCAGGATGGTGGGCCTCCGCAAATGGGCCGCTGTGGCCGCCGCGGCCATGCTGGTGATGGGCATGATGACGTATTATTTCCTGGAAGGGCAGGACATGCAGGTAACAGATTATGCGCACCTCAGGACGGTAACCTTGCCGGATGGCAGCACCGTATTAATGAATGCGCACAGTAATATCCGCTTTAAGAAACACTGGTTTTCCTGGAAAGAGCGGGAAGTGTGGCTGGATGGAGAAGCATTCTTTACCGTGACGAAAAAGCCCGCCGGCTTCCATCCCAAGTTCGTGGTGCATGCAAACGGGCTGGATATAAACGTGGTGGGAACTGAATTTAATGTATACAGCCGGCGCAACCGTGTGGATGTAGTGCTGGAGCAAGGAAAAGTAGTAGCCAATACTACCGCGAAAGACGCACCAGTGTTGCATTTTGAGATGCGCCCCGGCCAGTGGCTGGAATTAAAGGACAACAAGCTGGCCGCAAAGGAAGTGGATCCCGGGCAGTACGGGCAGTGGCGGCATGAGCGCCTCTCCTTCAATAATAGACCTATAAGCGAAATTATACAGGTGCTGGAAGATAATTACGGGTATGATGTACAGTGGAAGTCGGCCCACAGCCAGGATGAAACCTTTACCGGTTCCTGCCGGGCAAACAATGCGCCCCTGCTGTTGCAGGCCATTGCATCCGCGTTTGACATGCGGGTAACCATTCACGATAAAACAGTCGTTTTCGAATAA
- a CDS encoding purple acid phosphatase family protein, translated as MTKFIRACMLVGALFTGVGAFAQVDDPDATPAALLRGPYLQAGTGTSMVIRWRTDLATRSRVHFGTEAGQLDHVVDDSLLRTEHSVKISGLQPHTRYYYSFGSFKSVLQGNADNYFYTLPEAGKEGMYRIAAFGDCGNNSVNQRNVRNAMLKYLGDNYLDAWVLLGDNAYGSGTDAEFQSKFFNIYKDDLLKHYPLYPCPGNHDYNDKDFPGASEAAQKSHQTAYYQNFTMPVEGEAGGLASGTPAFYSFDVGNVHFLSLDSYGMEDGQYRLYDTLGPQVQWVKKDLAANKNKDWVVAYWHHPPYTMGSHSSDDTDELTYIRQNFIRILEREGVDLVLCGHSHDYERTRLIQGHYGFEATFSAAKHNLSNSSGLYDGSDNACPYIKDSTGRGTVYVVSGSAGKLGGKQPSFPHDAMYYSNADQGGASLLEVQGNRLDLKWICADGVIRDHFTLMKNVNRHNVLHVKAGTPLTLTASYVGSYSWSGQAQTGRSITIQPQAGTKVYKVRDKQNCLEDTFTVIASK; from the coding sequence ATGACAAAATTCATACGTGCGTGCATGTTAGTGGGGGCCCTCTTTACCGGTGTGGGCGCCTTTGCACAGGTAGATGACCCGGACGCCACACCGGCAGCGCTGCTGAGAGGGCCTTACCTCCAGGCGGGTACCGGCACCAGCATGGTGATCCGCTGGCGTACCGATCTTGCTACCCGCAGCCGCGTGCATTTTGGCACGGAGGCAGGCCAGCTGGATCATGTAGTGGACGATAGCCTGCTGCGTACGGAACATAGCGTAAAGATCAGCGGCCTGCAGCCCCATACGCGTTATTATTACAGCTTTGGCAGTTTTAAAAGCGTGTTGCAGGGCAACGCTGACAATTATTTTTATACCCTGCCGGAAGCCGGTAAGGAAGGCATGTACCGCATTGCAGCCTTTGGCGATTGTGGTAACAATTCCGTGAACCAGCGCAATGTGCGCAACGCCATGCTGAAATATTTAGGGGACAATTACCTGGATGCCTGGGTGCTCCTCGGCGACAATGCCTATGGAAGCGGCACAGATGCGGAGTTCCAGAGCAAGTTCTTTAATATCTATAAGGACGACCTGCTGAAACATTACCCGTTGTATCCCTGCCCGGGCAATCATGATTACAACGACAAGGATTTTCCCGGTGCGTCTGAAGCGGCGCAAAAGAGCCACCAGACCGCTTATTACCAGAACTTCACCATGCCAGTGGAAGGCGAGGCCGGCGGGCTTGCTTCCGGTACACCGGCATTTTATTCTTTTGATGTTGGCAACGTGCACTTCCTGTCCCTTGATTCTTACGGCATGGAAGATGGCCAATATCGTCTCTATGATACCCTGGGGCCGCAGGTCCAGTGGGTGAAGAAAGACCTGGCCGCCAATAAGAACAAAGACTGGGTTGTGGCCTACTGGCATCATCCGCCCTATACCATGGGGTCTCATAGCTCTGATGACACGGATGAACTGACCTACATCCGCCAAAACTTTATCCGCATCCTGGAAAGGGAAGGGGTGGACCTGGTGCTATGTGGCCATAGCCACGATTATGAGCGCACCCGCCTTATCCAGGGCCACTACGGTTTTGAGGCTACTTTCAGCGCCGCAAAACATAACCTCAGTAACTCTTCCGGCCTGTACGACGGTAGTGATAATGCTTGTCCTTATATCAAAGACAGCACCGGCCGCGGTACCGTATACGTGGTGAGCGGCTCTGCTGGTAAATTGGGTGGAAAGCAACCCAGCTTCCCCCACGATGCCATGTACTATTCCAATGCAGACCAGGGGGGCGCCTCCCTGCTGGAAGTGCAGGGCAACCGGCTGGACCTGAAATGGATCTGTGCAGATGGCGTGATCAGGGACCATTTTACTTTGATGAAAAATGTAAACCGGCATAACGTGCTGCATGTGAAAGCGGGCACGCCGCTTACGCTTACGGCCTCTTACGTGGGCAGTTACAGCTGGAGCGGGCAGGCACAAACGGGCCGCAGTATTACCATTCAGCCCCAGGCTGGTACGAAGGTGTACAAGGTGAGGGACAAACAAAATTGCCTGGAAGATACGTTTACAGTGATCGCTTCGAAATAG
- a CDS encoding cytochrome-c peroxidase, with amino-acid sequence MQWVRKGAGAVLLIWAIIAWSLPPASHTARVLGFLTRRQQAFAASARQLEQSVAALDGRYPKTLHQAREDLAACRVQYKQLAFFLEYFFSSEAYVFNSPAKYEIEEPFMEYEQPVGLQQLEALLYDDSACVRKPAMVEEAQVIASSARDIPGLFYHFTATDAQILESTRLELVRIMSLYISGYDAPMAKSGLREAIAALQALDSVYTMFDADSAEAGITRNIHYLQQDTSFDHFNRLTFLADYAIPLQRQLRTFAATQQLELNTAVTLNPAADNLFSADAFSMKAFPGGSNTDTMLVKQGRSLFFNKALSGHNDRSCATCHQPDRYFTDGLERNTALNGGKLPRNTPTLLYSCFQYSQFWDGRVKSLEEQVLAVMHNPDEMNACDDSVLHRLRLDSMGTVTRALAAYIRTLRPFSAAFDTYLQGDKKAMTPLQQHGFNIFMGKAQCGTCHFAPVFNGLTPPLYNRTEFEVLAAPLTENLVKRSADTDLGRYDFFRIDFYKGAFKTPTVRNAAVTGPYLHHGAFHSLEQVVEFYDRGGMHASNQTLAATPLQLSANEKKALVAFMQALTDKPSY; translated from the coding sequence ATGCAATGGGTGCGGAAAGGCGCAGGTGCAGTATTGTTGATTTGGGCCATCATTGCATGGTCATTGCCACCTGCGTCCCATACCGCCCGTGTGCTGGGCTTTTTAACGCGCCGGCAGCAGGCCTTTGCAGCCAGCGCCCGCCAGCTGGAGCAAAGCGTTGCAGCCCTTGATGGCCGCTATCCCAAAACCCTGCACCAGGCCCGCGAAGACCTGGCCGCCTGCCGGGTGCAGTACAAGCAACTGGCATTTTTCCTGGAATACTTTTTCAGCAGTGAAGCCTACGTATTCAACAGCCCCGCTAAATACGAGATAGAAGAGCCTTTCATGGAGTATGAACAACCGGTAGGCCTGCAGCAGCTGGAAGCCCTGTTATATGACGATAGCGCCTGTGTCCGTAAACCCGCTATGGTGGAGGAAGCACAGGTAATAGCCAGCTCTGCCCGGGATATTCCCGGCCTGTTCTACCACTTCACCGCCACCGATGCACAGATACTGGAAAGTACCCGCCTGGAACTGGTGCGGATCATGAGCCTGTACATCAGCGGGTACGATGCGCCGATGGCAAAGAGCGGATTGCGTGAAGCCATCGCGGCACTACAGGCATTAGACTCCGTGTACACCATGTTTGATGCGGACAGTGCGGAAGCAGGCATCACCCGTAACATTCACTATTTGCAACAAGACACCTCCTTTGATCATTTTAACCGGCTTACATTTTTAGCAGATTACGCCATTCCCCTGCAAAGACAACTACGCACCTTTGCTGCCACGCAGCAGCTTGAACTGAATACGGCTGTTACGCTGAACCCCGCTGCTGACAACCTTTTCAGCGCTGATGCCTTTTCCATGAAAGCTTTCCCGGGCGGCAGCAATACAGATACCATGCTGGTAAAGCAAGGCAGGTCCTTATTCTTCAACAAAGCTTTATCCGGCCACAACGACCGTAGCTGTGCCACCTGCCACCAGCCGGACCGCTATTTTACAGACGGGCTGGAACGCAATACTGCTCTGAACGGCGGTAAGTTGCCCCGCAATACACCTACACTCCTGTACAGTTGTTTTCAATATTCCCAGTTCTGGGACGGGCGTGTTAAAAGCCTGGAAGAGCAGGTACTGGCCGTTATGCATAATCCTGATGAAATGAATGCCTGCGATGACAGTGTGCTTCATCGCCTGCGCCTGGACAGCATGGGCACCGTTACGCGTGCCCTGGCGGCTTACATCCGTACACTAAGGCCTTTTAGTGCTGCTTTTGATACCTACTTGCAAGGTGATAAAAAAGCCATGACGCCGCTACAGCAACATGGCTTTAATATTTTTATGGGCAAGGCCCAATGCGGCACTTGTCATTTTGCACCCGTGTTCAACGGGCTTACACCGCCCTTGTACAATAGAACAGAATTTGAAGTGCTGGCGGCCCCGCTTACGGAAAACCTGGTGAAACGCAGTGCAGATACGGACCTGGGCCGGTATGATTTTTTCAGGATCGATTTCTATAAAGGCGCTTTTAAAACCCCTACGGTGCGCAATGCCGCGGTAACCGGCCCTTATCTTCACCACGGTGCTTTTCATAGCCTGGAGCAGGTAGTGGAGTTTTACGACCGGGGCGGTATGCATGCCAGTAACCAAACCCTGGCCGCCACCCCCTTACAGCTGTCCGCCAATGAAAAAAAGGCCCTGGTGGCCTTTATGCAGGCGCTCACGGATAAGCCTTCCTATTAA